Proteins encoded by one window of Cellvibrio sp. KY-GH-1:
- a CDS encoding helix-turn-helix domain-containing protein produces the protein MSINVYFGRVVKQLRDTRRLSQEALAERADLNRTYLGEVERGVAIPSLATITKIATAFNLSASDLIARSELLLNNEAQTSELASVD, from the coding sequence ATGAGTATTAATGTGTATTTTGGCCGGGTGGTAAAGCAATTGCGCGATACCCGGCGTTTATCGCAAGAAGCACTGGCAGAGCGTGCGGATTTAAACCGCACTTATCTGGGGGAAGTGGAACGTGGTGTCGCTATTCCTTCGCTGGCCACCATCACCAAAATTGCAACCGCATTCAATCTTTCCGCATCAGATTTAATCGCGCGCAGCGAACTACTACTGAATAACGAAGCGCAAACTTCTGAGCTGGCAAGTGTTGATTAA
- a CDS encoding family 2A encapsulin nanocompartment shell protein: protein MSTENEVQLALGDNAARQLANATKTTPQLSTITPRWLVHFLQWVPVEAGIFRLNRVKNPTRVTVTCSQRDESEIKPTFVDYEDKPCEYFLNAVTSVVDVHTRVSDLYNSPHDQIKEQLRLTIETIKERQESELINNPEYGLLANVDETQKLSTLTGAPTPDDMDELLVKVWKEPGFFLAHPLAIAAFGRECTRRGVPPPTVSLFGSQFITWRGVPLIPSDKLPIDEDGKTKILLIRVGDKRQGVIGLYQPGLAGQQSPGLSVRFMGIGRNAIASYLISLYCSLAILTEDAVAVLEDVDVGKYHEYPDTYKQ from the coding sequence ATGTCTACCGAAAATGAAGTCCAGTTAGCGCTTGGTGATAACGCAGCGCGTCAGCTTGCCAACGCGACCAAAACTACGCCGCAGTTATCAACCATTACACCCCGCTGGTTGGTTCACTTTCTGCAGTGGGTTCCGGTAGAAGCTGGCATTTTCCGTTTGAACCGCGTGAAAAATCCGACTCGCGTTACCGTGACTTGCTCGCAGCGCGATGAATCTGAAATTAAACCAACCTTTGTGGACTACGAAGATAAACCGTGCGAATATTTTTTAAATGCGGTCACCAGTGTGGTGGACGTGCACACCCGCGTATCAGATTTATACAACAGCCCGCACGATCAAATCAAAGAACAATTGCGCCTGACCATTGAAACTATTAAAGAGCGTCAGGAAAGCGAATTGATCAACAACCCCGAATATGGTTTGTTGGCCAATGTGGATGAAACCCAAAAGCTTTCTACGCTCACAGGTGCACCAACACCGGATGATATGGATGAGCTGCTGGTAAAAGTCTGGAAAGAGCCGGGCTTTTTCCTCGCACACCCATTAGCGATTGCTGCTTTTGGTCGCGAATGTACCCGTCGCGGTGTGCCACCACCAACCGTGAGCCTGTTTGGTTCGCAATTTATTACCTGGCGCGGTGTGCCGTTAATTCCTTCGGACAAATTACCGATTGATGAAGACGGAAAAACCAAAATTTTATTGATTCGTGTTGGCGACAAGCGCCAGGGCGTTATTGGTTTGTACCAACCTGGTTTAGCCGGTCAACAAAGCCCGGGTTTATCTGTGCGCTTTATGGGCATTGGTCGCAATGCTATCGCTTCTTATTTGATTTCACTTTACTGCTCGTTGGCGATTCTGACTGAAGATGCGGTAGCGGTATTGGAAGATGTGGATGTGGGCAAGTATCACGAGTATCCAGATACGTATAAACAATAA
- a CDS encoding family 2A encapsulin nanocompartment cargo protein cysteine desulfurase produces the protein MSDYQGSSPASSQGLPLADGLPNLENLAALANEIFQGLPNAAPFFAGISGLQATPAALAAVNPGARPQAGVTAAPPPVTSPALERQAAAAPTYYFAENANQYPLVNIQIDQLATQVSPQAFGLPGEKDVQQLLAAEFSFTRFDAPASAATPAPDSRFYFLDSGAQPVFGNTPKTNVFAAELQGFDVNAIRRDFPILGERVNGKPLVWFDNAATTQKPKAVIDRVSYFYEHENSNIHRAAHELAARATDAYEGARNKVAKFIGARSADDIIFVRGATEGINLLANTFGKQRVGEGDEIIVSQLEHHANIVPWYLLAQRVGAKIRVIPVDDTGQILLDEYRKLINNRTKIISVTQVSNALGTVTPIKEIIDIAHSFGVPVIVDGAQSVSHMRVNVQALDADFFVFSGHKIFGPTGIGVVYGKAEHLQKMEPWQGGGNMIADVTFDRVVFQGAPNRFEAGTGNIADAVGLGAALDYVERVGIERIARYEHDLLEYATHRLQSIPGVRIIGAAANKASVLSFTLAGYKTEEVGIELNREGIAVRSGHHCAQPILRRFGVETTVRPSFAFYNTCEEIDLFISVVSRLAQVRRS, from the coding sequence ATGAGTGACTATCAAGGATCATCGCCCGCATCATCACAAGGGCTTCCACTGGCAGATGGTTTACCTAATCTGGAAAACCTTGCGGCTTTGGCAAATGAAATATTTCAGGGATTGCCAAATGCCGCGCCCTTCTTTGCAGGTATTTCCGGTTTGCAAGCGACACCTGCAGCACTTGCTGCGGTTAATCCGGGCGCACGGCCGCAGGCGGGTGTAACAGCTGCACCACCACCGGTGACCAGTCCTGCGTTAGAGCGTCAGGCTGCGGCGGCACCGACCTATTATTTTGCAGAAAATGCTAATCAGTATCCCTTGGTTAACATTCAAATCGATCAACTGGCTACCCAGGTTTCTCCCCAGGCATTTGGTTTGCCGGGCGAAAAAGATGTGCAGCAATTGCTGGCGGCTGAATTCAGCTTTACCCGTTTTGATGCGCCTGCATCCGCAGCAACCCCTGCGCCAGATTCACGTTTTTATTTTCTTGATTCCGGTGCGCAACCGGTATTTGGCAATACACCAAAAACCAACGTGTTTGCAGCGGAGTTACAAGGCTTTGATGTCAATGCAATCCGTCGCGATTTCCCCATTCTGGGGGAGCGCGTTAACGGCAAGCCGCTGGTGTGGTTTGATAATGCGGCGACAACGCAAAAGCCCAAAGCAGTGATTGATCGCGTCAGTTATTTTTACGAACACGAAAATTCCAACATTCATCGCGCTGCCCATGAATTGGCCGCGCGCGCTACCGATGCTTACGAAGGTGCGCGCAATAAGGTGGCAAAATTTATCGGTGCACGTTCGGCGGACGATATTATTTTTGTGCGCGGTGCCACCGAAGGCATTAACTTGCTCGCCAATACTTTTGGCAAGCAGCGGGTAGGCGAGGGCGATGAAATTATTGTGTCGCAACTCGAGCATCACGCGAATATTGTGCCCTGGTATTTATTGGCGCAGCGCGTGGGTGCAAAAATTCGCGTGATTCCGGTGGATGACACTGGCCAAATCCTGTTGGATGAATATCGCAAGCTTATTAACAACCGCACCAAAATTATTTCGGTGACGCAAGTTTCCAATGCCCTGGGTACGGTTACGCCCATCAAGGAAATAATTGATATCGCCCACAGTTTTGGTGTGCCGGTGATTGTTGATGGTGCCCAGTCAGTATCACATATGCGGGTAAATGTGCAGGCGCTGGATGCGGACTTCTTTGTGTTTTCCGGGCACAAGATTTTTGGTCCAACCGGCATAGGTGTGGTTTACGGTAAGGCGGAGCATCTGCAAAAAATGGAGCCCTGGCAGGGCGGCGGCAATATGATTGCCGATGTGACTTTTGATCGTGTGGTATTCCAGGGCGCCCCCAACCGCTTTGAAGCGGGCACGGGCAATATCGCTGATGCCGTTGGCTTGGGGGCGGCGCTGGATTATGTAGAGCGTGTGGGTATCGAGCGTATTGCCCGTTATGAACACGATCTTTTGGAGTACGCCACCCATCGACTGCAATCCATTCCCGGTGTACGCATCATAGGTGCAGCGGCAAATAAGGCGAGTGTGCTGTCGTTTACCCTGGCGGGCTATAAAACAGAAGAGGTGGGCATTGAGTTGAATCGCGAAGGTATCGCCGTTCGTTCCGGTCACCACTGCGCCCAGCCGATTTTGCGCCGCTTCGGAGTCGAAACAACGGTGCGCCCGAGCTTTGCGTTTTACAACACCTGTGAAGAGATTGACCTGTTTATTTCGGTAGTCAGCCGTTTGGCACAGGTTCGACGTAGTTAG
- a CDS encoding IS110 family transposase: MNITRMGIDLAKNVFQLHGVNEHEKVAVRKQLKRAELLEYFANKPPMLIGIEACGGAHYWARMLSKLGHTVKAMAPQHVKAYVKSQKNDKRDAEAICEAVSRPTMRFVAIKSEEQQDMQAIHRIRDRLVKSRTALANEVRGLLAEYGIVIAHSGVPATRRGLLQALEDADNGLTAKMREILFDLHEELDAIDNRIQGYVHKINQHCSQDERVQRIMEIEGLGPISASAIVTAVGDAKQFTCGRDMAAWIGLVPKQYSSGGKEKLGGISKHGDKYLRTLLIHGARSAMRCSDTKTDKRSRWINALIARRNKNIATVAMANKNARIIWSILTRGERYQPAA, from the coding sequence ATGAACATTACACGAATGGGCATTGATTTGGCAAAGAATGTTTTCCAATTACACGGTGTAAACGAGCACGAAAAAGTTGCTGTTCGCAAGCAACTAAAACGCGCCGAACTGCTCGAGTACTTCGCCAACAAGCCACCTATGCTAATCGGCATAGAGGCCTGCGGTGGAGCCCACTATTGGGCCCGTATGCTAAGCAAACTCGGCCATACCGTTAAAGCAATGGCCCCACAACATGTCAAAGCGTATGTAAAATCCCAAAAAAATGACAAGCGCGATGCCGAGGCGATTTGTGAAGCAGTATCGCGCCCAACAATGCGATTCGTTGCAATCAAGTCAGAAGAGCAACAAGACATGCAGGCTATTCATCGCATACGGGATAGACTCGTCAAATCTCGCACCGCACTTGCCAACGAAGTGCGCGGATTACTCGCCGAATACGGGATCGTTATCGCCCATTCCGGTGTGCCGGCCACGCGTCGCGGCTTACTACAGGCACTGGAGGATGCCGACAATGGATTAACCGCAAAAATGCGCGAAATACTCTTCGATTTGCATGAAGAGCTCGATGCAATCGACAATCGAATTCAAGGCTACGTACATAAAATCAATCAGCATTGCAGCCAGGATGAGCGAGTTCAGCGCATCATGGAGATAGAGGGCCTCGGCCCGATTAGCGCTTCTGCCATCGTCACCGCAGTCGGAGATGCCAAGCAATTTACCTGCGGCCGCGATATGGCAGCCTGGATAGGTTTGGTACCCAAGCAATACTCCAGCGGCGGCAAAGAAAAGCTAGGAGGCATCAGTAAACACGGTGACAAGTATTTGCGAACCTTATTAATTCACGGCGCCCGCTCAGCAATGCGGTGTAGCGATACTAAAACAGACAAGCGAAGCCGCTGGATCAATGCACTCATTGCTCGACGCAACAAAAATATTGCCACTGTCGCCATGGCCAATAAAAACGCACGCATCATCTGGTCAATACTGACGCGCGGCGAACGTTACCAACCCGCCGCATAA
- a CDS encoding SapC family protein produces MAKQLMIYDNIQPLSSEVHRNWAVQVDNYSFVSHLISAPVLATEIPFASAEFPIVFSATANEGEYIPLAIMGLKEGENLMLNDQNQFITRYIPAFIRRYPFVLGGDKSADTLALCIDEASTTIIKDGSKGRRLFEENGDQSSHLKEVVEFLKDYQYRAEMTKVFTRRLHELNLLEPMQANITFKGREDSNMNLMGFYVVKREKLKALSDADALDLFKKDGLELIYSHIQSLSNLNDLINKKSERLEASK; encoded by the coding sequence GTGGCCAAGCAATTAATGATTTACGACAATATTCAACCACTGTCATCTGAGGTTCATCGCAACTGGGCGGTGCAAGTGGATAACTATTCATTTGTTTCCCATCTGATTTCCGCGCCTGTATTAGCTACCGAGATTCCATTTGCTTCTGCAGAGTTTCCTATTGTGTTTTCTGCGACTGCCAACGAAGGGGAATATATCCCTTTAGCGATTATGGGATTGAAAGAGGGTGAAAACCTGATGCTCAATGACCAAAATCAATTTATAACTCGCTATATCCCCGCGTTTATTCGTCGCTATCCCTTTGTGTTGGGGGGCGATAAATCTGCAGATACTTTGGCGTTATGTATTGATGAAGCTAGTACCACCATCATTAAAGACGGTAGTAAGGGACGCCGCCTGTTTGAGGAAAATGGTGATCAATCATCTCATCTCAAGGAGGTTGTTGAATTCCTGAAGGACTATCAGTACCGAGCGGAAATGACCAAGGTGTTCACCAGACGTCTGCACGAATTAAATTTGCTCGAGCCAATGCAAGCCAATATCACGTTTAAAGGTCGCGAAGATTCTAATATGAATTTGATGGGCTTTTATGTGGTTAAGCGCGAAAAGCTCAAGGCATTGAGTGATGCGGATGCCTTGGATTTGTTTAAGAAAGATGGATTGGAATTGATATACAGCCATATCCAATCATTATCGAACTTAAATGATTTGATTAACAAAAAATCCGAGCGTTTGGAAGCTAGCAAATAA
- a CDS encoding HPF/RaiA family ribosome-associated protein, which translates to MKPAVDVVYRDLDSSAALNDIITKKLEKLNRYTDQIVHSRVVLDIPHNHKHKGKQFRASIELDIKGHPVAITQDDESIHVAVRDAFSSAERKVKQLAARQRNTR; encoded by the coding sequence ATGAAACCTGCTGTCGACGTTGTATATCGTGATTTGGATTCTTCTGCTGCACTAAACGACATCATTACCAAGAAGCTGGAAAAGCTCAATCGCTACACCGACCAAATAGTTCATAGCCGCGTGGTACTCGACATCCCCCACAACCACAAACACAAAGGTAAACAATTCAGAGCCTCCATTGAGCTGGATATCAAAGGCCATCCAGTTGCTATTACTCAGGACGATGAATCAATCCATGTTGCAGTGCGCGATGCATTTTCCAGTGCTGAACGCAAAGTTAAACAATTGGCAGCCCGCCAGCGAAATACTCGCTAA
- a CDS encoding TIGR01777 family oxidoreductase encodes MKSILITGGTGFIGRALVGLLIERGYQVCVLTRDPGKAERNLPAGVSLIDNLGALNGSVPDVLVNLAGEPLAGRRWSSASKQLFRESRVEFTNKLFAFFAGRGDYPARVISGSAIGYYGNCGDRLIDEREASGGDFAAELCRDWELAAKQFEAVGSSLCLLRTGIVLGPEGGALKQMLPAFKFGLGGPMGSGGQFMSWIHLHDMVRLILFLIERPAIVGPINAVSSQSITNRDFSVTLAGAVRRPALIRVPAFVLMLMLGEMAKTLLLSSQRVLPTRALASGFEFRYPQLAGALEEMLKK; translated from the coding sequence ATGAAATCGATACTGATTACGGGGGGTACCGGATTTATTGGGCGAGCCCTGGTTGGATTGTTGATTGAGCGGGGCTATCAGGTGTGTGTTTTGACTCGTGATCCTGGTAAGGCAGAAAGAAATTTACCTGCAGGTGTAAGTCTTATCGACAATCTGGGGGCATTAAACGGAAGTGTACCGGATGTTTTGGTGAATCTTGCGGGTGAACCTTTGGCTGGGCGGCGTTGGTCTTCCGCATCGAAACAGTTATTCAGGGAAAGCAGGGTAGAGTTCACCAATAAGCTGTTTGCGTTTTTTGCGGGGCGGGGCGACTACCCAGCTCGGGTTATCAGTGGTAGTGCGATAGGCTATTACGGTAATTGTGGCGATAGATTGATCGACGAACGAGAAGCATCGGGCGGTGATTTTGCGGCAGAGCTGTGCCGCGATTGGGAGCTGGCTGCCAAGCAATTTGAAGCAGTAGGCTCTAGTTTGTGTTTGTTGCGTACTGGGATTGTGTTGGGGCCCGAAGGTGGTGCGCTAAAGCAAATGTTGCCTGCTTTCAAGTTTGGGCTTGGTGGTCCCATGGGGAGTGGTGGCCAGTTCATGTCCTGGATTCATCTACATGATATGGTTCGATTGATTTTATTTTTAATCGAGCGGCCGGCAATTGTGGGGCCGATAAATGCAGTTTCTTCACAATCGATCACTAATCGTGACTTTTCGGTCACGCTCGCAGGCGCAGTGCGTCGCCCGGCGTTAATAAGAGTGCCTGCATTTGTATTGATGCTTATGCTTGGTGAGATGGCAAAGACATTGTTGCTCTCGAGTCAGCGAGTATTGCCAACCCGTGCACTGGCAAGCGGGTTTGAGTTTCGTTATCCACAATTGGCTGGTGCGCTGGAGGAAATGCTTAAAAAATAA
- a CDS encoding Hsp20 family protein, producing the protein MRTFDFSPLYRSAIGFDRMANLLDNLSRAEQNQPAYPPYNIELTGEDKYRITMAVAGFDQSELTIEVNQNNLTVSANKTAETQQRTYLHQGIAARSFERRFQLADHVQVQSANYENGLLHIDLQRIIPEALKPRTIPIGVQTPEKLTVVPAASNAA; encoded by the coding sequence ATGCGTACCTTTGATTTTTCTCCATTGTATCGTTCTGCAATTGGTTTTGATCGTATGGCCAATTTATTGGACAACCTTTCGCGCGCAGAACAGAATCAACCTGCTTATCCCCCTTACAATATTGAGTTAACGGGCGAAGACAAATACCGAATTACTATGGCTGTGGCCGGTTTTGATCAATCTGAATTAACCATCGAGGTAAATCAGAATAATCTAACTGTCTCGGCAAATAAAACTGCTGAGACCCAGCAGCGTACGTACCTGCATCAGGGAATAGCTGCGCGCAGCTTTGAGCGGCGATTCCAATTGGCTGATCATGTTCAGGTGCAATCGGCTAATTATGAAAATGGCTTATTGCACATAGATTTGCAGCGCATTATTCCTGAAGCTCTGAAGCCGCGCACCATTCCTATTGGCGTGCAAACTCCGGAAAAGCTGACCGTGGTGCCTGCTGCAAGCAATGCGGCATAA
- a CDS encoding GlxA family transcriptional regulator, giving the protein MLTTSSTLPMEMLLAAESAMRTMQPADLHRALEIKTLGLTTDAVATRTGIRWQPDLSLSDNPTADLIYIPGLWRNPRPIVKQHTALLEWLHQQYQNGAIISAVGTGCCFLAEAGLLDGKAATTHWHYFDQFQKDYPQIQLKRQYFITQAGNLYCAASVNSLADLTVHFIQRFFGKTIASHVERHFSHEIRKAYESSGFFEAAENPHPDEQITQIQIWLQDNYHREILFPLIAERFGMSVRTLNRRFKNALGQTPLEYLQEIRINTAKDLLKTSNLSISEIADKIGYEDTGYFTRLFKKYLAITPNEYRNTVRAKLFRT; this is encoded by the coding sequence ATGCTGACCACAAGCAGCACCCTGCCAATGGAAATGCTGCTTGCTGCGGAAAGCGCGATGCGCACCATGCAGCCTGCCGACCTACATCGCGCACTGGAAATTAAAACGCTGGGTCTAACTACCGACGCGGTAGCAACACGTACCGGTATTCGCTGGCAGCCCGATTTATCCCTAAGTGACAACCCGACTGCCGATCTGATCTACATCCCCGGCCTATGGCGCAACCCCCGCCCGATTGTGAAACAGCATACTGCCCTCCTGGAGTGGCTACACCAGCAATATCAAAACGGTGCAATTATCAGTGCGGTTGGTACGGGCTGCTGCTTTTTGGCCGAAGCAGGCTTACTCGACGGCAAAGCAGCTACCACTCATTGGCATTACTTCGATCAATTCCAAAAAGATTACCCCCAGATACAACTCAAGCGGCAGTATTTCATTACTCAGGCTGGCAACCTTTATTGCGCAGCGAGCGTCAACTCACTCGCTGACCTGACGGTACATTTTATCCAGCGCTTTTTTGGCAAAACCATCGCAAGCCATGTAGAGCGACACTTTTCCCACGAGATACGCAAAGCGTATGAGAGCAGCGGTTTTTTCGAAGCAGCTGAAAATCCGCATCCAGATGAGCAAATAACCCAAATTCAAATTTGGCTGCAGGATAATTATCATCGGGAAATTTTATTTCCACTGATTGCGGAACGTTTTGGCATGAGCGTACGCACACTTAATCGCCGTTTTAAAAATGCACTAGGGCAAACACCGTTGGAATACTTGCAAGAAATACGTATTAACACTGCAAAAGATTTATTGAAAACCAGCAACCTGTCTATTAGCGAAATCGCCGATAAAATTGGTTATGAAGACACAGGATATTTCACTCGCCTTTTTAAAAAGTATCTAGCCATTACCCCAAATGAATACCGCAACACTGTTCGAGCAAAACTATTTCGAACCTAA
- a CDS encoding beta-ketoacyl synthase: MSVARLPVIVGFGGFNAAGRSSGHHAYRRLVIESLPEESRQETLAGLAVMMGLVSHVDGAYRDSADQVLGLADIAARYGEQVLDGTLIRRIDKTFFDVDAAHWQKSAALGSGESTLVFELRKRDLPEPPPPEWVIEDLDGDKVRVTAASLEVKFDSYRDIPVKSAGQLPRGFNPGSLYNSHYHPRALQLAVIGASDAIQSMGLKWQEIMAVVQPDQVAVYASNVMSQMDENGFGGLLQSRLKGGRVSAKQCPLGLNTMPADFVNAYILGSVGQTGAITGACASFLYNLQAAAEDIASGKCRVAVVGCAEAPIVAEIIDGYATMGALASEDKLKKLDGTDEADPRRTSRPFGENAGFTMAEASQYVVLMDDALAIELGADIHGAVGDVFINADGFKKSISAPGPGNYVTMAKAVASARAILGEESVKKRSFIQAHGSSTPQNRVTESQIFDQVAQVFGIDAWPVSAVKAYVGHSLSAASGEQLIASLGVFKYGIIPGIKTIDKVADDVFADRLQISTRDVVVSQPLDVAFLNSKGFGGNNATASIFAPHVVERMLKRRYGEKLMARYHDRREQVRTAAQAYDQAALQGDFATIYHFGEGLIDESQIKLDLESLQLPGFVQAVDLTFVNRFADMCD; encoded by the coding sequence ATGTCTGTTGCGCGTCTACCGGTTATTGTTGGGTTTGGTGGATTTAACGCGGCTGGCCGCAGTTCCGGGCACCATGCTTATCGCCGACTGGTGATTGAAAGTTTGCCAGAAGAGTCCCGCCAGGAGACTCTCGCTGGTTTGGCTGTAATGATGGGCCTGGTCTCGCACGTTGATGGGGCTTACAGGGATTCCGCTGATCAAGTGCTTGGTCTTGCTGATATTGCCGCGCGTTATGGCGAGCAGGTTCTGGATGGAACGTTAATTCGCCGTATCGATAAGACGTTTTTTGATGTTGATGCCGCTCATTGGCAAAAATCTGCCGCGTTAGGGAGTGGTGAATCTACATTAGTGTTTGAATTGCGTAAACGCGATCTGCCTGAGCCTCCGCCTCCCGAGTGGGTAATTGAAGATCTGGATGGCGATAAGGTGCGTGTTACCGCGGCATCTCTTGAGGTTAAGTTCGATAGTTATCGTGATATCCCCGTGAAGTCAGCAGGCCAGTTGCCCCGTGGGTTCAATCCCGGCTCGCTGTACAACTCCCATTATCATCCACGCGCGTTGCAGTTAGCCGTCATCGGTGCGTCTGACGCAATCCAGTCAATGGGGTTGAAATGGCAGGAGATAATGGCGGTAGTGCAGCCGGATCAGGTTGCTGTATACGCTAGCAATGTAATGAGCCAAATGGATGAAAATGGTTTTGGTGGTTTGTTGCAATCGCGTTTGAAGGGGGGGCGTGTCAGTGCCAAGCAGTGCCCACTGGGTTTAAATACCATGCCGGCGGATTTCGTAAATGCTTACATCCTGGGTAGTGTTGGGCAGACCGGCGCAATTACCGGAGCGTGTGCGTCGTTTCTTTATAATTTACAGGCGGCTGCCGAGGATATTGCGTCCGGTAAATGTCGCGTTGCTGTGGTGGGCTGTGCAGAGGCCCCGATAGTGGCAGAAATCATTGATGGTTATGCCACCATGGGAGCATTGGCCAGTGAAGATAAATTGAAAAAATTGGATGGCACGGATGAGGCGGATCCTCGTCGTACTAGCCGCCCTTTTGGTGAAAATGCCGGCTTTACTATGGCGGAAGCCAGTCAGTATGTGGTGTTGATGGATGATGCGCTGGCGATTGAGTTGGGAGCAGATATTCACGGGGCTGTGGGTGATGTGTTTATTAATGCCGATGGATTTAAGAAGTCTATCTCGGCACCTGGTCCCGGTAACTATGTCACCATGGCCAAGGCAGTGGCATCGGCTCGTGCAATTTTAGGTGAAGAGTCTGTTAAAAAGCGGTCGTTCATTCAGGCGCATGGTTCGAGTACGCCGCAAAACAGGGTTACAGAATCACAGATTTTTGATCAGGTGGCGCAGGTTTTTGGTATTGATGCCTGGCCGGTTTCTGCTGTTAAGGCCTATGTTGGGCACTCTTTGTCTGCTGCCAGTGGTGAGCAACTAATTGCGAGTTTGGGGGTTTTTAAATACGGTATTATTCCCGGGATCAAGACTATCGATAAAGTGGCGGACGATGTGTTCGCGGATCGATTACAAATATCTACCAGGGATGTGGTGGTCTCCCAGCCTCTGGATGTCGCGTTTCTCAATTCCAAAGGGTTTGGTGGTAATAATGCTACGGCCAGCATATTTGCGCCGCATGTGGTAGAGCGTATGCTTAAACGTCGTTATGGTGAAAAGCTCATGGCGCGTTACCACGACAGGCGCGAGCAGGTGCGTACGGCGGCCCAAGCCTATGATCAGGCAGCATTGCAAGGTGACTTCGCCACTATCTACCATTTTGGTGAGGGTTTGATTGATGAGTCGCAAATCAAATTAGATTTGGAGTCTTTGCAGTTGCCGGGCTTTGTACAGGCTGTGGACCTAACCTTCGTTAACCGTTTTGCGGATATGTGTGATTAG
- the rpsP gene encoding 30S ribosomal protein S16, with protein sequence MVTIRLSRGGSKKRPFYHLTVTNSRSARNGRFLERIGFFNPVARGQEERLRIDADRLAHWVGQGAQLSERVEQLVSESKKAA encoded by the coding sequence ATGGTAACTATTCGTCTGTCTCGTGGTGGCTCTAAAAAGCGTCCATTTTATCATCTGACCGTAACCAACAGCCGCAGCGCCCGTAATGGTCGCTTCCTTGAGCGTATTGGTTTCTTTAACCCTGTTGCTCGTGGCCAGGAAGAGCGTCTGCGTATTGATGCGGATCGTTTGGCTCACTGGGTTGGTCAAGGTGCACAGTTGTCTGAGCGCGTTGAACAACTGGTTAGTGAAAGTAAAAAAGCAGCTTAA
- the rimM gene encoding ribosome maturation factor RimM (Essential for efficient processing of 16S rRNA): MSSQSNLVNVGRITAVYGIKGWVKVHSYTEPQENLFDYHPWFLKTKHGVKQIEIDEARPHGDAFVAHIVGVDDRDFAVQYTAADIAVEREMLPELDDGEYYWSQLEGLVVFTQFGGHRQRLGTVSKLFETGANDVLVVVGDAESIDQRERLVPYVPEQFVVGIDLDAGEILVDWDPEF; this comes from the coding sequence ATGTCTAGCCAATCCAATCTGGTCAATGTCGGGCGGATTACCGCAGTTTATGGAATTAAAGGCTGGGTCAAGGTTCATTCCTACACTGAGCCGCAAGAAAATTTGTTTGATTATCATCCGTGGTTTCTGAAAACCAAGCATGGTGTAAAGCAAATCGAAATCGATGAGGCTCGTCCGCACGGTGATGCGTTTGTTGCGCATATCGTCGGCGTGGATGATCGGGATTTTGCTGTCCAATATACGGCTGCTGATATTGCGGTAGAACGCGAAATGCTGCCTGAATTGGATGATGGTGAATACTACTGGAGCCAGCTTGAGGGCTTGGTCGTGTTTACACAGTTTGGCGGCCATCGCCAGCGGTTGGGTACAGTTTCAAAGTTATTTGAGACCGGTGCCAATGATGTTTTGGTCGTTGTTGGCGATGCGGAGAGTATCGATCAGCGCGAGCGCTTGGTTCCATATGTGCCTGAACAATTTGTAGTGGGCATTGACCTGGATGCAGGTGAAATACTCGTTGATTGGGATCCCGAGTTTTAA